Proteins encoded within one genomic window of Phototrophicus methaneseepsis:
- a CDS encoding LacI family DNA-binding transcriptional regulator, whose translation MKKRLTLEEIGKLAGVSRATVSRVINNHPNIRQEVRERVEHIIAETGYQPNAAARSLASNRSDIIGLFIPFVVDALFNSPYFALLIQGIAQACNSYNLTLSLFLLENDHDERALQRLAGNTLIDAMIVYTDSTQPDNVSYRLIESLKRRHVPFVQVCTPLTDMTGIPYVDIDHEAGAYQATRHLIQEGYQRIGQIRTSGNITSALRDVGYRRAMKEAGLSIDESLTVYGNYSEKSGYLAMQQFIAMNGSMPDAVFSHADTMAFGALRALRERSLSVPQDLAMVGFDDLPGSAASDPPLSTVRQPIKQLGQAAVDLLQEVIAAEDLVVRKTVVPVELVVRASSKGLPTA comes from the coding sequence TTAGCTGGTGTATCACGGGCGACAGTATCACGCGTGATCAATAACCATCCTAATATCCGCCAGGAAGTCCGTGAACGAGTTGAACACATCATCGCTGAGACGGGTTATCAACCCAATGCTGCGGCTCGTTCCCTGGCCTCTAACCGATCTGATATCATCGGGCTGTTTATCCCCTTTGTAGTGGATGCACTTTTTAATAGCCCCTACTTCGCCCTGTTGATACAGGGCATTGCCCAGGCCTGTAACAGTTACAATCTGACGCTCTCCTTGTTCTTGCTTGAGAATGATCACGATGAGCGGGCTTTGCAGCGCCTCGCTGGTAATACGCTGATTGACGCCATGATCGTCTATACTGATTCGACCCAACCGGATAATGTCTCGTATCGGCTGATTGAATCTCTCAAGCGGCGGCATGTTCCTTTTGTACAGGTTTGCACGCCGCTAACCGATATGACAGGTATCCCCTATGTGGATATTGACCATGAAGCAGGTGCCTATCAGGCGACGCGCCATCTCATACAGGAAGGCTACCAGCGCATCGGGCAGATTCGTACCAGCGGCAATATCACCAGCGCATTACGAGATGTTGGTTATCGACGTGCTATGAAAGAGGCGGGCTTATCTATTGATGAATCGCTGACGGTCTACGGTAACTATTCTGAGAAGAGCGGTTACCTGGCGATGCAGCAGTTCATCGCCATGAATGGCAGCATGCCGGATGCTGTCTTTTCCCATGCGGATACGATGGCTTTTGGTGCCCTGCGTGCCTTACGAGAACGCTCGCTTTCTGTGCCACAGGATTTAGCCATGGTTGGCTTTGATGATTTGCCCGGTTCTGCTGCCAGCGACCCACCCTTGAGCACTGTCCGTCAGCCCATTAAACAGCTTGGGCAAGCCGCTGTGGATTTACTCCAGGAAGTGATTGCTGCTGAAGACCTCGTTGTTCGTAAGACGGTTGTCCCTGTTGAGCTGGTTGTCAGGGCATCTTCTAAAGGGCTTCCTACCGCATGA